A part of Thermoplasmata archaeon genomic DNA contains:
- a CDS encoding twitching motility protein PilT, which translates to MSRLILLDANALLMPFQFQVHLDAELRRVVGDVEVAVPTPVLAELAVLAESDRDARSGLRLAGKYRRMEAHGSADDALLDLATTHRAVVVTNDQPLLERLRAAGVPRVFLRSRNHLVAEGL; encoded by the coding sequence GTGTCTCGGCTCATCTTGCTCGACGCGAACGCCCTCTTGATGCCTTTCCAGTTCCAGGTCCACCTCGACGCGGAGCTGCGCCGAGTCGTGGGCGATGTCGAGGTCGCGGTCCCGACGCCCGTGCTGGCGGAGCTGGCCGTCCTCGCCGAGTCCGATCGGGACGCCCGGTCCGGGCTGCGTCTCGCAGGAAAGTACCGCCGGATGGAGGCCCACGGGTCCGCGGACGACGCGCTCCTCGACCTCGCGACGACGCATCGCGCGGTCGTCGTGACGAACGACCAACCGCTCCTGGAACGACTTCGGGCGGCGGGCGTCCCTCGCGTCTTCCTGCGATCCCGCAACCACCTCGTCGCGGAAGGCTTGTGA
- a CDS encoding DUF120 domain-containing protein — protein MSSRDLGKLVGVSQQSASQRILELIREGLVARDLATRRQRIRLTPKGADVLRKEYADYQRVFDIKETLTITGSVASGLGEGAFYMRQKGYKDQFRKKLWFEPYEGTLNLKIAGPDLAKLRILQENPGIEISGFEAAGRTFGGAKCFLATAGHVDCAVIMPIRTHHTDVLEVISKHYLRSALGLKDGDVLELNVTL, from the coding sequence TTGTCGTCACGCGACCTGGGCAAGCTCGTCGGCGTGAGCCAGCAGAGCGCGTCGCAGCGGATCCTCGAGTTGATCCGCGAGGGCTTGGTGGCGCGAGACCTCGCGACCCGCCGCCAGCGCATCCGGCTGACGCCGAAAGGCGCGGACGTCCTCCGGAAGGAGTACGCCGATTATCAGCGGGTCTTCGACATCAAGGAGACGCTCACGATCACGGGGAGCGTCGCGAGCGGCCTGGGGGAAGGCGCGTTCTACATGCGGCAGAAAGGCTACAAGGACCAGTTCCGCAAGAAGCTCTGGTTCGAGCCCTACGAAGGGACACTGAACCTGAAGATCGCGGGCCCGGACCTCGCGAAGCTGCGGATCCTTCAGGAGAATCCGGGGATCGAGATCTCGGGATTCGAGGCCGCCGGCCGTACGTTCGGCGGCGCGAAGTGTTTCCTCGCGACGGCGGGCCATGTCGATTGCGCCGTCATCATGCCGATCCGCACGCACCACACGGACGTCCTCGAGGTCATCTCGAAGCACTACCTACGGAGCGCGCTCGGGCTCAAGGATGGGGACGTGCTCGAGCTCAATGTGACGCTTTAG